In the genome of Pyrobaculum islandicum DSM 4184, the window GGGTCTGTGGAGGGGCTTAGGAGGATACAGGGCGGCGCCAAGCCGGACCTCTTCGGGTCGGTGGATATAGAGCTGAGGCCAGACGCCGAGAGGGCGGGAGCCCTCCAGACCTACTCTCTGGGGAGGTTCAAGCTGGCCCTCGTCTGCAGAGCCCCCACGACGCTTGAGGAGCTGGCCTCCGCCAAGACGGTCTTCCCGGACCCCAACAAGGCCCCTATCGGCTATAGGGAGCTCGCCGCCGCGTGGATGCTGTCTCGGGACCTCGGCGTCAACCTCACGGCGAAGTACACCGCCCTGGGGGTGAGGTTTGTATACAACGGCACTCTCTACGTCTACATACCCAGCTCCCTCCCCAACACCGAGGCGGTAGACGTGGCCCCCAACCTAGACGGCTCCTGGGCTAAGTTCGAGGCGGGGGCGGGCCGCTGCATGTTCGCCTACGTCCCCTTCCTCCTCGGCAAAGGCCTCCAGCTTAGGCCCGCCGGCGGCGGCACCAGCTACTGGGAGCCATACACGGCCGAGGCGGGCGGGAGGACCTACTACGTGTACGTCTTCAAGCCGCCCTACGACTTCGCCGAGGACCCGCCCATCAAAGCCGTGGCCGTCCTCCTCGGCCCGCCGGTCAAAACTATAAGGGTGGGCCACTTCGAGGCCTTTGTGGCCTCCTACACGGAGCTGGGCAACTGCGTCATAGAGTCACTGAAGAAGATGGATTTGTCGAAGTACGGGTTTATAACCACGGCCCGGGCTACGGCCGGCGCGTCTAAGTCAGCTGTTGTAGAGGTGGTGGATGTGTTGGGGCGGCGGGTGTCTGTGAAGGCGCCTGTGTCTAGAGTTGTGGCTTTGGGGCCGGGGGCGCTTAGGCTCGTGGTATATCTCAACGCCACAGACAAACTAGCCGGGATAGAAGAGATAGAGAAGAGGCCACCGCGGGGTAGAGACTACGGCTACATCCTCTGGACAAAAAACCTCACCTCGCTCCCAGTGGTTGGGCGGGGTGGGCCTGGTAGCCCTGTTGACTACGAGAGGATACTATCTGTGAGGCCGGACGTGATTATCATGTCGCCTTTAGTGGCCGACGCCCCCGACAAGATCCAGGAGAAAACCGGCATACCCGTGGTGGTTGTGTCGGCTTTTATCGACAGCGGCGAGGGCTGGGTCAACTTCACTAGTTTGTACAAGTCTCTTAGGACCGTCGGCGTTTTGTTGGGTAGAGAGGAGAGGGCTGAGGAGCTGGTTAGATACATGGAGGGTTTGATCAAAGATCTCAAGAGGCGCACCGCCAACATAACCCAAAGGCCAAAGGTGTACGTAGGCGCAATCTCTTACAAAGGCGGCCAGCCCTTTGAAGCGACTCAGTCGTACTTCCCCCCTCTGGTCTTGCTGAACACGCCGGGGGTCGCAGATAGATATGGAATAAAAGGGGTCGCTAAGATCGACTGGGAGGCGCTCTTGAAGGAGCAGCCTGACGTGATCTTCATCGACTTGGGGAACTACATGTTTGTAGTGCAGGACTTTAACAAGAGCCGGGATAAGTACTGCGCTCTTAAGGCCTTTAGAGAGGGGAGGGTATACGGCATTTTGATGTACAACTGGTATGGAACCAATATCGCTACGCTTTTTGCTGACGCCTATTTTATGGGTAAGGTGCTTTATCCTGAGGCGTTTAGGGATGTGGATCCTGTGGCTAAGGCTGACGAGATCTATAGGGAGTTCCTCGGCACGCCCCTCTACACGGCAATAGCCAAAGACTTCAAAGGAGGATTTAGACAGCTGACAGAATTCAAATGCGGGTCCTGAGCCCACTAGTTTTTCTGGCATGAGGAGCCGGTTGGAGGCTTGGCTTTTGGAGGATCTGGGGAGCTACGACTTGACTACTGAGGTTCTAGGCATCGGGGGTCTGAGGGGGGTTGCCCAGCTCTTCGCCAGGGAGGAGGCGGTGGTGGCTGGGTCTGAGGAGGCGGCTGAGGTGTATAGGCTGGCGGGCTGCGGGGAGGTGGAGGTGGTTAAGAGGAGCGGCCAGCTGGCACGGAGGGGCGACGTCGTGTTGCGGGCGGTGGGGGAGGCCCGGTGTCTACACGCCGCCTGGAGGACGGCGCAGGAGGTCGTTGCTTGGGCCTCGGGGGTCGCCACGAAGACGAGGAGGCTGGTGGAGCTGGCGCGGCGGGTCAACCCAAGGGTCGTGGTGGCGGCTACGCGGAAGACGCCGCCCGGCCTGAGGGCGCTGTATCACAAGGCGGTGCTGGCGGGAGGGGGTATGGTCCACAGGTGTTGTCTCTCCGACGGCGTACTCGTCTTTAGAAACCACCTGGTCTTCCTGGGAGAGGGGGCTCTGCAAAAGGCCGCAAAGGCGGCTGCGGTTAGGCCAGCCGGCGTGGAGGTGTCCACCGTCGAGGAGGCCGTTGAGGCGGCGAAGGCGGGTTTTAGCTATATCCAGCTGGAGCGGATGACCCCGGAGGAGGTGGCGGAGGCGGCGGCGAGGGTCAGGTCGGTGAACCCCCGCGTGGTCGTGGGGGCGTCGGGGGGCATAGACGAGCACAACATCGCGTCTTATGCCCCACATGTCGACGTGGTGGTTACCTCTGCCCCCTACCGCGCGCCGCCTATAGACTTGGGAACTGAGATGACGCCTTTATAAAAAACCCTTTGTACGTCTTGACAAGAGTAGCTGAGGACTAGTACAGAAGCCATAGCTGCAAGTCTCGAAAGCCGCATGTACCAGGATGTAAAAACCATCTATAACACCTCGGCGTTGAGTATCTCCCGATGGTTTACAACTTAAAGTTTATATATAACGTGTAGGTTTTGATATGCGTTGGTTGTTTGTTTTAGTGGTGCTTGCCGCGGCACTTTACGCCCAACAGGTTGTCCGCGTGGTTTATCCCCTGCAACTCCCACCTGCAGACATTTTCTCTCTGTATGTGGATTTCAAAAAGGCGGTACCTATATGTCCCCCATACTGCAACAATACTGAGATTGTATCCGTAACTCTAAATGGGGTACTTGACGTGAGAAGCGGAGGCGGCTACAGCGTTGTGCTTTACTACGACAGAGGAGGGGGGTGGAGAGCCTTGTGTACTCTGCCGGTTGTGCACAACGCCTTCTCTGGCTCATGCGCCGTGCCAAGCGACGCCAAGAGCTTAGGCATAGCCCTCTGGCAAGGCGGCAGGTGGCTCCAGAGCGTCGATATACACAACCTGAGGTTTTGGACAGCATGTCTATGTGTCCCAAGGCCGCCTACTATAGAGGGCGTGGATCACCCGTCTGTGGCTAAGGTGGGCGAGGACGTCAGATTCCACGTCTGGCTAAACTGGTGCGGCAACCGCCAGGAGGAGGTCAGACTCCAAATCGGCGGCGTCGAAGTTGTTAAAAAGGCGAGCATAAATTACACATGCCCATTGAGAGTCAGAGTCGACTTCGGGCCCTTCCGCTTTGAAAAACCGGGCGTATACAACTGGACGGTGAGGACACAAGCCGACGTACGCTCTGGCTCTATTAAGATAGAGGATGTTAAGGTCTGTCCCCCAATCCTGTGGCCGCCGAGGATAATTAACTACTCCGTCCCCAGCGTTGTGTACGTCGGCGAGCCGTTCGACGTCAAAGCCGTTGTTGAGGGGAATGTGCCAGCCCTCGTCGTGTTTAGGCTTGGTAATACCACGACAAGCCGCTATGTAGAGTTGGGAAAGGACGGATGTGTAGAGAAGAGGGAGATAGTCTTCAAGCCGCCTCCCCTCAGCAGGCCGGGGACAGAGTCGTGGACGATAGAGGTGTGGATGAATAGAACGAAAACCGACGAGAAGCGGGGGGTGCTTGAGGTGAGGAGTAGGTGTAGCCCGAGGGTCTCGGTGGAGGGCCCACAGCGCGTCTACCTCGGGTCGTCTTTTAACATGACCCCGGCAACTGTGGAGTTAGCGGCGGCGAGCTGAGGATGTCTTTTTCGCCTTTTGAATTTGTGGACGTTAGGCCTGGGGATCTGCTTGGCAGAGACCCGCTGGTGGGGAAGAGGGAGGTGTCCGGCGGCAGCTTGATATATGCCGTAGCTAGAGTGGGGCCGACTCAAGCCCCCACGCCCCCCGGCGTATTTATCGCTATTAGATTCAAGGCTGTGGCCCCCGGCGAGGCTGAGACCAGAGTAGAAAAGGCCAGCTTCGCAGACGAGAAGTTCAACGACGCGGCGGTCTTGGCAAAAAATGCAAAAGTGGTAGTGACGGCGCAGGTCACAACACCCACAACACCCGCCCCCACGACGCCCTCCAAGCCGCAGCAAGAAACTGCGACCACCACGGCGCACTACCAGATCCCGCCGGAGGCGGCGGCGCTTGCAGCCCTCGCCGCAGTCAGCGCGGCAGTAGTCGTCCTAATGGCGAGAAGGAAAACTTAGCGATCTGCTTGACGCTATGGGACATATTTTGCCTTACGATAGAGGAGTATTATGCCGGCTACTGCCACCGTGGCGGTTGCTATTAAGGCTATTTTTACAATAGCCCCCCTCTCTGACTGCCAAGCTCCTCTGTGAGC includes:
- a CDS encoding ABC transporter substrate-binding protein, whose product is MRRAVLIGALILVTIAFLLQIQQPPQKMQETAATTATPPLKSPEAAAPGATATKACSGSPLGYVAPTLVKVVKDAAAAAGLGTEGIQSVGSVEGLRRIQGGAKPDLFGSVDIELRPDAERAGALQTYSLGRFKLALVCRAPTTLEELASAKTVFPDPNKAPIGYRELAAAWMLSRDLGVNLTAKYTALGVRFVYNGTLYVYIPSSLPNTEAVDVAPNLDGSWAKFEAGAGRCMFAYVPFLLGKGLQLRPAGGGTSYWEPYTAEAGGRTYYVYVFKPPYDFAEDPPIKAVAVLLGPPVKTIRVGHFEAFVASYTELGNCVIESLKKMDLSKYGFITTARATAGASKSAVVEVVDVLGRRVSVKAPVSRVVALGPGALRLVVYLNATDKLAGIEEIEKRPPRGRDYGYILWTKNLTSLPVVGRGGPGSPVDYERILSVRPDVIIMSPLVADAPDKIQEKTGIPVVVVSAFIDSGEGWVNFTSLYKSLRTVGVLLGREERAEELVRYMEGLIKDLKRRTANITQRPKVYVGAISYKGGQPFEATQSYFPPLVLLNTPGVADRYGIKGVAKIDWEALLKEQPDVIFIDLGNYMFVVQDFNKSRDKYCALKAFREGRVYGILMYNWYGTNIATLFADAYFMGKVLYPEAFRDVDPVAKADEIYREFLGTPLYTAIAKDFKGGFRQLTEFKCGS
- the modD gene encoding ModD protein, with the translated sequence MRSRLEAWLLEDLGSYDLTTEVLGIGGLRGVAQLFAREEAVVAGSEEAAEVYRLAGCGEVEVVKRSGQLARRGDVVLRAVGEARCLHAAWRTAQEVVAWASGVATKTRRLVELARRVNPRVVVAATRKTPPGLRALYHKAVLAGGGMVHRCCLSDGVLVFRNHLVFLGEGALQKAAKAAAVRPAGVEVSTVEEAVEAAKAGFSYIQLERMTPEEVAEAAARVRSVNPRVVVGASGGIDEHNIASYAPHVDVVVTSAPYRAPPIDLGTEMTPL